From Salarias fasciatus chromosome 12, fSalaFa1.1, whole genome shotgun sequence, the proteins below share one genomic window:
- the add2 gene encoding beta-adducin isoform X3 gives MSTSPTPKGTPVQRSPSDGVPEGPPSPQHSTPGSGPPHKKRISSLLQSPSFREELDVLIQEQMKKGGSSSNLWALRQLADFMASHGSPAALPVSPSNMMMVTPINDLHGWDPGSMAKGERLMRCKLASTHRLFDLYGWAQISHTCLTLRVSKEQEHFLVLPDGLAYSEVTGSSLVKVNILGEVVEKGSTGLGVDTEKFSLHSAIYSARPDVRCLFHLHTPATAAVSAMKRGLLPLSHEALLVGDVAYYDYNGVMEEEEDRVELQKSLGPTCKVLVLRNHGIVALGESVEEAFYTIYHIQSACQIQVSALCSAGGEHNLIMLDRAVHKPTPAGTVGWAGSTFGPLHKSRVGEHEFEALMRTLDNLGYRTGYAYRFPVLLERSRTRREVEVPATATAFHQFDDDGIHPALRQHPFAQRQQQERTRWLNTPNTYQKVNQEQASPGHQRTTWLKAEEVTQAGSTAIKIENPNQFVPLFTNPQEVIETRNKIRQQNRQDMKTAGPQSQVLASVITEDSPPSPVSPPKLPPEPEPPNPFNQLTDQELEEYRKEVQRKQDGGTNGEEVANEQESSPATSPTKGSPPGHPPPPPLAGHTSGTLVLSQ, from the exons ATGAGTACGTCTCCCACTCCGAAAGGCACCCCGGTGCAGCGCAGCCCCAGCGACGGCGTCCCCGAGGGCCCCCCGTCGCCCCAGCACTCCACCCCCGGCTCCGGGCCGCCGCACAAGAAGCGcatctccagcctcctccagagTCCG TCTTTCCGGGAGGAGCTGGACGTGCTGATCCAGGAGCAGATGAAGAAGGGCGGCAGCTCCTCCAACCTGTGGGCGCTGAGGCAGCTGGCGGACTTCATGGCGTCTCACGGCTCCCCGGCGGCCCTGCCGGTCTCTCCCTCCA ACATGATGATGGTGACGCCCATCAACGACCTGCACGGCTGGGATCCCGGCAGCATGGCGAAGGGCGAGAGGCTGATGCGCTGCAAGCTGGCCAGCACCCACCGCCTGTTCGACCTGTACGGCTGGGCCCAGATCAGCCACACCTGCCTCACC CTGCGTGTGAGTAAAGAGCAGGAACACTTCCTGGTGCTTCCGGACGGCCTGGCCTACAGCGAGGTGACGGGATCCAGCCTG GTGAAGGTGAACATCCTGGGCGAGGTGGTGGAGAAGGGCAGCACCGGCCTGGGAGTGGACACGGAGAAGTTCAGCCTGCATTCTGCCATCTACTCGGCCCGGCCGGACGTCCGGTGTCTGTTTCACCTCCACACGCCGGCCACGGCCGCG GTCTCGGCCATGAAGCGTGGCCTCCTGCCTCTGTCCCACGAGGCCCTGCTGGTGGGCGACGTGGCCTATTATGACTACAACGGagtcatggaggaggaggaggaccgagtggagctgcagaagagCTTAGGGCCCACCTGTAAG GTCCTGGTGCTGAGGAACCACGGCATCGTGGCGCTGGGGGAGTCTGTGGAGGAGGCCTTCTACACCATCTACCACATCCAGTCCGCCTGCCAGATCCAG GTGTCGGCGTTGTGTTCCGCCGGTGGAGAGCACAACCTGATCATGCTGGACCGGGCCGTCCACAAGCCCACCCCGGCCGGCACCGTGGGCTGGGCCGGCTCCACATTCGGCCCGCTGCACAAGAGCCGCGTCGGGGAGCACGAGTTCGAAGCCCTCATGAGAACTCTGGACAACCTG GGCTACCGTACGGGCTACGCCTACCGCTTCCCGGTGCTGCTGGAGCGATCCAGGACACggcgggaggtggaggtgccGGCGACCGCCACGGCCTTCCACCAGTTCGACGACGACGGGATCCACCCGGCGCTGAGGCAGCACCCGTTCGCCCAGCGCCAGCAGCAGGAGCGGACCCGGTGGCTCAACACCCCCAACACCTACCAGAAGGTCAACCAGGAGCAGGCCAGCCCGGGACACCAGCGCACCACC TGGTTGAAAGCAGAAGAGGTGACTCAAGCTGGCAGCACGGCCATCAAGATCGAGAACCCGAACCAGTTTGTGCCTCTTTTCACCAACCCTCAGGAGGTGATCGAGACCCGGAACAAG atcCGACAGCAGAACCGTCAGGACATGAAAACAGCCGGACCGCAGTCTCAAGTCCTGGCCAGTGTCATAACAGAAGACAGTCCTCCG TCCCCCGTCAGCCCCCCTAAACTCCCTCCGGAGCCAGAACCGCCAAATCCGTTCAACCAGCTGacagaccaggagctggaggaataCCGCAAGGAggtgcagaggaagcaggacgGAGGGACCAACG GGGAGGAGGTGGCAAACGAGCAGGAGTCCTCCCCCGCCACGTCCCCCACAAAGGGCTCCCCGCCCGGccaccctccccctcctcctctggcag GGCACACTTCTGGTACTTTGGTCTTGTCTCAATA
- the add2 gene encoding beta-adducin isoform X4, with protein sequence MSTSPTPKGTPVQRSPSDGVPEGPPSPQHSTPGSGPPHKKRISSLLQSPSFREELDVLIQEQMKKGGSSSNLWALRQLADFMASHGSPAALPVSPSNMMMVTPINDLHGWDPGSMAKGERLMRCKLASTHRLFDLYGWAQISHTCLTLRVSKEQEHFLVLPDGLAYSEVTGSSLVKVNILGEVVEKGSTGLGVDTEKFSLHSAIYSARPDVRCLFHLHTPATAAVSAMKRGLLPLSHEALLVGDVAYYDYNGVMEEEEDRVELQKSLGPTCKVLVLRNHGIVALGESVEEAFYTIYHIQSACQIQVSALCSAGGEHNLIMLDRAVHKPTPAGTVGWAGSTFGPLHKSRVGEHEFEALMRTLDNLGYRTGYAYRFPVLLERSRTRREVEVPATATAFHQFDDDGIHPALRQHPFAQRQQQERTRWLNTPNTYQKVNQEQASPGHQRTTWLKAEEVTQAGSTAIKIENPNQFVPLFTNPQEVIETRNKIRQQNRQDMKTAGPQSQVLASVITEDSPPSPVSPPKLPPEPEPPNPFNQLTDQELEEYRKEVQRKQDGGTNGHTSGTLVLSQ encoded by the exons ATGAGTACGTCTCCCACTCCGAAAGGCACCCCGGTGCAGCGCAGCCCCAGCGACGGCGTCCCCGAGGGCCCCCCGTCGCCCCAGCACTCCACCCCCGGCTCCGGGCCGCCGCACAAGAAGCGcatctccagcctcctccagagTCCG TCTTTCCGGGAGGAGCTGGACGTGCTGATCCAGGAGCAGATGAAGAAGGGCGGCAGCTCCTCCAACCTGTGGGCGCTGAGGCAGCTGGCGGACTTCATGGCGTCTCACGGCTCCCCGGCGGCCCTGCCGGTCTCTCCCTCCA ACATGATGATGGTGACGCCCATCAACGACCTGCACGGCTGGGATCCCGGCAGCATGGCGAAGGGCGAGAGGCTGATGCGCTGCAAGCTGGCCAGCACCCACCGCCTGTTCGACCTGTACGGCTGGGCCCAGATCAGCCACACCTGCCTCACC CTGCGTGTGAGTAAAGAGCAGGAACACTTCCTGGTGCTTCCGGACGGCCTGGCCTACAGCGAGGTGACGGGATCCAGCCTG GTGAAGGTGAACATCCTGGGCGAGGTGGTGGAGAAGGGCAGCACCGGCCTGGGAGTGGACACGGAGAAGTTCAGCCTGCATTCTGCCATCTACTCGGCCCGGCCGGACGTCCGGTGTCTGTTTCACCTCCACACGCCGGCCACGGCCGCG GTCTCGGCCATGAAGCGTGGCCTCCTGCCTCTGTCCCACGAGGCCCTGCTGGTGGGCGACGTGGCCTATTATGACTACAACGGagtcatggaggaggaggaggaccgagtggagctgcagaagagCTTAGGGCCCACCTGTAAG GTCCTGGTGCTGAGGAACCACGGCATCGTGGCGCTGGGGGAGTCTGTGGAGGAGGCCTTCTACACCATCTACCACATCCAGTCCGCCTGCCAGATCCAG GTGTCGGCGTTGTGTTCCGCCGGTGGAGAGCACAACCTGATCATGCTGGACCGGGCCGTCCACAAGCCCACCCCGGCCGGCACCGTGGGCTGGGCCGGCTCCACATTCGGCCCGCTGCACAAGAGCCGCGTCGGGGAGCACGAGTTCGAAGCCCTCATGAGAACTCTGGACAACCTG GGCTACCGTACGGGCTACGCCTACCGCTTCCCGGTGCTGCTGGAGCGATCCAGGACACggcgggaggtggaggtgccGGCGACCGCCACGGCCTTCCACCAGTTCGACGACGACGGGATCCACCCGGCGCTGAGGCAGCACCCGTTCGCCCAGCGCCAGCAGCAGGAGCGGACCCGGTGGCTCAACACCCCCAACACCTACCAGAAGGTCAACCAGGAGCAGGCCAGCCCGGGACACCAGCGCACCACC TGGTTGAAAGCAGAAGAGGTGACTCAAGCTGGCAGCACGGCCATCAAGATCGAGAACCCGAACCAGTTTGTGCCTCTTTTCACCAACCCTCAGGAGGTGATCGAGACCCGGAACAAG atcCGACAGCAGAACCGTCAGGACATGAAAACAGCCGGACCGCAGTCTCAAGTCCTGGCCAGTGTCATAACAGAAGACAGTCCTCCG TCCCCCGTCAGCCCCCCTAAACTCCCTCCGGAGCCAGAACCGCCAAATCCGTTCAACCAGCTGacagaccaggagctggaggaataCCGCAAGGAggtgcagaggaagcaggacgGAGGGACCAACG GGCACACTTCTGGTACTTTGGTCTTGTCTCAATA